The genome window TTTGCTAAATATCGAACATAAATATCCCAAAAACATAGCTAATATAAATTCTATACTAATAAAAACAAAAGACTTAAAATAACCTTTTTTGAGATAATTAATTGCAAAAGTTAATATGTAACTCCCACCAGTCGTTCCTAATGCTCCAATAATAGAAAGAAAAAAAATATTAAAAATTCTGACAGGATTTCTTTGTATGAACTCTTTTATTGACATTCTCTTAATCTCTTTCTTTGTTATGTCAAAATTATTTTCTAAATTCCGTCTTAATACATACAACTAAATGTTTCGTTACACACGACACTGTCCTGAGATACATTGTTCTTAGGATCTTGGGATACTTCATATTCGTTCGTAGGAAGCGAATTTAATGATTCTTCTGACATTAGCTTTCTCCTTTTTTATATTTGAAGATTTTTTATCTCGCGAGTAATCTCCTAAGTAGTTTATAACTCAAAAAAAAATCAATGTCAATTTTTTTCAAATTAGGAATCAAAAAAACTGTTTATTTTTTTTAAAAAAAATATAAAATTTTAATTAAAGATATTCAATTTTCAAAAAAAGAAAATGATGAAAGGATTTTTTGAATCATGAAATGTATAAATGTTTTCGATGGATCTTATGATATTAAAGTTAAAGGAGAGTTTAGTGTCATTGATGATCGTTCCTTTAATGATGTTCTTTTTCATAATCGAATTTGTCTCAAGGATTTTTGGAAAATACATGTATCTCCTAAAATTGAAGATTATGTTGAGGTTCTTGACATAACGTCAGAATTATTAATATCAGAGAATATTAATTTTAAATTTGTTAAAAATAGGAAATTGGCCCTATCTTTTGTAAGTTCAGATTGTAGCATGGGATCTTCTGGAAAATTAATAACTATATATCCAAATTCAATTAGTTAAGCCAACAGTGTTATGGAGAAGTTATCTAAAAAGCTTATAAATTATGAAGGTTCTGAAGTTTTAACTGATCGTCTTTATAAATTATCTAAAATTTTTTTTTAGATATGGTCGACATTTTGTTGAAGATATATCAAACTTTGAAATTAAAGGTCCTGAAGATTTATCATTTAAGGATGATAGGAGACCTTTTTATGTTATACCCTCATGGGTTTATGGTCCATTTCCTAAAGAACAACGTATTACCGGAAGTGTTGTAAGGGAAAAGTATAAAATAGAAAATATCTTAAAAAAATTTAATGGGGTAATGTATATTTTGGCAAAAGAATTCATGATAATATTCCTGTTGTTATAAAAGAAGCAAGAAAAAATATATTAGTTAACAGAAGTGTTTTGAAGACCAAATTTATAAATAATGAGTTTTAAGCTACAAAACAGTTATATGATGGCAATAGTGGTTTTGTACCTAAATCGATTGAAAAAATAGAAGAAGTATTTTCAATTTTTTATATTTATGAATATGTTGATTTTCCAAAGTTAAGTAGTTTATCCGGAAAGAAATCACCCATGTTATTAGGAAATTCAATAAATAATTTAAAAGAAATTCTGAATATTGTAATTTCACTTATTGATCAGGTTTCTATTATTCATGGATTTGGATTTGAAAATATTGATATTTCTGCCAATAATATAGTTTGGGATGGAAAAAAAACGTATTTAATTGATCTGGACTCGTTACATCCGAAGGGGCAAATCTCTTATAATAAAACTATTGGTTTTTGGATAAATAATATGAAAAAAAATTCAAACTATATTAGAGATTATCAGAGGATTTTCTTTGTTTTTTCTTTTTTATTTGCAAATCAAAACATGTTTTTTTTGTAAAACAAGTGATCAGCAGATGATTTTTTCAAACTTTTGGAGATGGACGCTTAAAAAGCATCTCTCGCCCAGATATCTAATTTATTTACAGAGACTTATCAATATTAAAAATATTGATGAAGTAAAGGAAATTAAAAAAGGCCTCCAAAATTATATCGATATTTTTTTAAATAAAAAAAGAACAAACACAAAGACACCTACATGTTTTGATATTCTAACGAAAATTATAGAGGAATCTAATGTAAAGATATTTAATACTGATATATCGATATTAGAACCATTGAGCAGAGAAAATTGAACAAATCAAAATTGAGAAATTACCTACGGGGTTGTCAGGGTTATCAGGATTGCTGTTAATGATTTTTTCTAAAACAAAAGGTATGGACGAATTAAAATCAATAAAACTATTTAATTTAATTAAAAAAGAATTAAATAAAAGGATAATTAAATCGAAGGGTTTTATACTTTAAAGGTTAATTATTCTTCGACAATAATATCTCCGTATGTTTATGACGGAGTCGCAGGTTTTTTATTGGTCGCATTAGAAAACGGAAAATTTGATTCAACATATTTAGAAAAATATAATTTTTATAAATATATTTCACATCCCTTTTCGAAAGTTGGAGGAATTTTAAATGGATTGTCTGGAGAGACACTATGTCTTATTGCGAGCGATATCAAATATGGAAAAAAACATATAAATTAAAAGTTTTTGATCAATTATTTACGGTAATTGATCAAATTTACTTTAGGTCAACTTTTCCCATGATGTTCAATTACAAAAATGGAAAATTGGATAATACCTATTCAAATGGAGTGTCGGGTATTTTGGATATAATAGATTTAGCTTTATTATATTATTGGCAGGACATTAAAATCATAGATAAATAGAAATATTAAAAAAGAATAGTAACAACTTTTTGAATTTTATTTTTTTGATACACGTTTTTTCAGAGTTTTAGAAGAATTCACAAAAAATGTTTTAATCATTAAGTAGGCTAGTACGGTATCATACTTTTAGGAGTGTGAAGAGGTCAAGATTTCAAATGTGGTACCTTTTGATTTGGCGTGCGCTTTGGAGAAATTCCCGACGGTTTTTTGACACAAATATCAAGTCAGCTGATAATATCCATATTTCATATAATTTAAGATTGAAAGCAATCCTGGCCCTCGCTTGAAAAAAGTAATTTTCTTGCCAGTCTAAAATTGATTTTGTTTTAAAGAGTAATTTTGATATAATCTTTATAAACATTTCAAATTATAATCTAGGGAGGATATGATGAGAGGGAGATTAGCGAGTAGTATTAGTGTAAACGTTTTCAGGAGGGGGAGGGCATTTATTAAATTGCCTTAAAAGAGCTTTTCAGGTAATGATTTTGATTTTGTTGGGGCTGGTACTTAAGAGCGAGTCAGTCAATGCGACTCAAGGTCCATTACCAACATTTCCTAATGTAAGTACAGATCTAACAACTTTGATATCGGATAAGTATAAATTTAATCCGATTAAGTTTATTAATTTATATGATACACAATATATGGAGATAAACCCAACTGTCAGTGATACGATAAATTGTGCGATTAAACCATATACATATGATCTCAGCGCTAATATAGATAATGGTACATCAAATCCTTCAGATCCGACGTATCCGGGGAATCCGATGAATCCCATGGGACCATCGTACTATATGATGGAGCGTGATCAAAACTCGCATGAATCAATTCCAGAGTTGGGAAATACGGGAGGCATGAAGGCTGTATTTACCTATGATGTTTCGTTTGATGATGGTGCAGGACACTTATCTCATGAAAATGTAACAGCTGAGGTTGTGGCACCCGATATGACAGATTGGATCGTAGTGGGACCTTATGGTTCAGTTTATTGCCATACTAGTACGGCTTATAGTGCTGGAGCAATGGTTAAACTTACATTTAGGGGAATTCCCAAAACCGGGCACCTTACTTTTGGCGGTTTGGTTATGGGACATAGTGCAAATATTCATTGGATAGAATCTAATCCACTTGGATTTACTAAAATTTATACGCGTAGTGATACAGTTCTTCAAAACGATGATTCTATGGCGAATTCTGATCTGAATTTATCAGTACCAATTGGTGCATATGTAGGGAATCCTCAACAAAGTCAATTAACTGGTATTTATGAGATTCCGGGAGATGTTTTGGAAGTTAATCTATGGGTTAGTGATGACTTAGGAGGTAATAATGGTCAACGTTTATTACATGGTTTTATGCCGAATTCTTTGGTTAAGTTCGGCAAACAGCAAGGGTCAGATTTTGAAAAAGTCGGGAACTATGAAACGGCGATTAATCAAAATCCTTTAAGTCCTTTACTGGTGCCGCTTGATTCTCCGCAACCTTTCGCTAATCCAGTCATTCAGCCACTTGGTTCTCTACAACCCTTCGGTAATTCAGTTATCGAGCCACGTAAAGTCCGCTCTCTTTATACAATCAAAAACAAAGTTGCGACTCCAAGCAGTTCGAGCGATTATCTATCGAAGTATCAGATTGATGACGATCTTTCTTCTGCTTGGAAAGTTGATGCCAGTACGATTTCCATTACTGATGAACAGGGGACCGATGCTACTGGGAAGTTCTCAGTGACAGTGGATTCTAATAATCATTTACTAATTGCAGCTAAGGCTGCGAGTCTCAGTTCTGCAAGCTTCTACGGACACACTTACACGTATGAGATCAATGGTCCTCTTAATCCTGAGACTGCCGACACGTGGCAGAATGATCTGCAGCAAACAAATGGTTATCAGTTTTCTTTAGGATATCCCAATATCGCAAAACTGACTAAGCAAGTTGGAACCAATCCTCCTGAAATTAGCGAATCAGAAAAAGTAAACAATCGAGTATTTGTTTTTAAGCCTTCATTGCATATCCCGCAAAGAACTTTTTCTAGACTGGATTTACCATATAATGGAGGTGCTGCGACATTTTATGCAGAAACACTTACTGATCCTGACTACCTAGATATCTATTTGACCTATCGTGATACTAATGGAGTGATGAAAACTCAGCCGTGGAATTTACAAAATCCGACTACGATGGTTCAAAATCGGTTGAAGCTTACGGACTCAGGGATCTTGTTTAATTGGTCAGCAAAATTTCCCGCAGATTTTGATGGCAGTATAAATCAAACGGCTATTGTGACACTTAAAGATCAAGAAGGTGTCAAGGTAACTGACTATCTTTATTATAATTTGTGGTGGCAAATAGAAGGTGATGCGTTAGCCATTTATCCGCATGAATTAAACGCAGAAGTTGATGCACCAAATGGTCAGTGGCCTTGGGAAGACCAGTATAGAAAAATTAAATCAATTAAAATCAAGCCAGGGGTAACTGCTAAGAAATCATTAAGTCACTTGTTTTCCGGATTACTTTATGCAGAATCGATTCAGGGGCTGGAGAATTTGGATACTTCCAACGTTGAAAACTTTAATACGATGTTTAGTTTAGGTTTGCGCATGGAGACACTCGATTTATCAAGTCTGAATACGACCAAGGCAACAAGCATGGTTGGTTTTATGAATCTTTGTGGAGCTAAAAACGTAATTTTCGGTCCAAATTTTGATACAACAAACGTAACCGACTTCAGGAGATTCTTTGCTAATGTAGGCTTAAATGAAATTGATTTGTCGAAGTTCAAGATTAGTAACAGCGCAAGCACGACTGGCATGCTTAGTGATAATAAACAAATTTGGAAGTTAACTCTTGGACCTAATTCCAAATTATCAGCAGATGCGGGCTTACATTCACCGACCGAAGGAGAGCTATTTACCGATCAAGCTGATCCGACAGTTAAATGGTATCCAACGAGTACCAACTGGCGGGAAGTAAAAGAATCAGAAGGCGGCAGTGCTCACAAGCCAAAAGGTGATTTAATTACCGCCGCGCAGATTCTTGCTGATTCAAAGACTAGAACCGATCGCAGAACTTATGTATTTGATCAGACAGGGAAGCAATCATTAACGATTACGGGTAATCCAGACTTCGGCACGTATACCAGAGGTCAGAAGGAAAGTTCGCAGATGGAATTACAAATGACAAACAATAAGAACGGGAAGAACGGCAAGAATTGGGAAATATCGGCAGCAATGACGAAACCATTCCATCTTACCGATGATCCGACCAAAGTTGTTACGGGAGATCCGTTGTCGATCAATGTCATCAATCGAAATAAAGTCACTAAGCTTAGTTCAGCAGTTCAGAAGGTTTACGACGGAACTTCAACTGATTTGTATCGAGATGAAGAGACAATTCCATTTACGTTAATCTTTGAAACAGATCCAGCCAATTTTCCTGCCAGAGGAATTTATACATCTGAACTTACATTTACGATTGTTAATGAAACGCCATAACTACAATACCGTTGGGGAATTCCTGACGGTATTTTTTCACGCAAATATCAAGTCAGCTGATAATATGGTAAACTACAATAAAAAAAGGATTACAAATTTTTGATGCTGATTCAAATTATTGCGCTGGAAATTTTGGTTCTTGCGCTTGAATTGAATGTTTTTCTATTCTTCACGCAAGTTTTTAACCGAAAATCACGAATTTTAATTGTCGTTGCTAACGCATTGACCTGCTTGGTTTTTTTGTTCTTTTCACGCCCAGGGCATAATCAATATATGATCAATGAAGATCAATATTTTGTAATCGCTGCGGTGGTTATTTACGGTTTTTATTTGATTTTAGGTCAAAGAAATCCAGCATTTACCCCGCTTCTTTTGTTTTTTATCATCGAAAATATTTTTGTTTTAAATCTAATTCATGGAGTAATTCGTAGTTTGCCAATTCGTTTTTTCTCGTACGCCTCAGCGTTAAACTTGCTAATCCAGCTGGGACTTACTTTATTGATGCGCTCGAAACTCCAAAGAATAGAATTATTTGATACGAGAAAGAAAAGATTATTTTCAATTATTTTGCTGGTGGCAGTAGTTGTTCTACAACTATTTCCAGTGTTTTTCGTTCAAAATAAAGTAATCGATCGAACAATTGAGGTCAATTCGAGCAGTAAACCAGCAGATATGCCGCCGCTTAAGACGAAAAACGTTTCGCAGTTCAATCAGTCATTCCTCGTTTTTGTGCTTTTTATCCTTTTGGTCGTGGGGTACGTGAGTTATGAGGTTAGCAAAACTCGCCGCAATAAACGGCTGGAGCTGGAGAAGTCAATGATGGAAAACTATGTGGGAACTTTGGAGAAAATGCAGCTCGATATCAAGAAAGTTCAACACGATTACAAGAATATGCTGCTGGGAATTAACGGATTCGTTGATGAAGATGAGATCAATCGGGAGGCGCTGAAAGATTTTCTGGCTGAAAATCAGCTGCGTCAAAATGCGGTTCAGCTTAAAACGAGCAATCTTGATGACTTGAAGAACATCAATCTTCCAATTATTAAAGGCCTAATTTCGACCAAGATCGTTCAAGCGGGGCAAAAGGGAATTCGGGTGATTGTCGAGTGCCTTGAAGCAATTCAAATTCAGAAAGTTGATCCCTTTGATTTGGCTAGAGCTTTAGGGATTATTTTAGATAATGCAATTGAAGAAAGCGAGAAGCAAGAGCAAGGCGAGATTCGGATTGTCCTGCTCGACGATGAGGCAAAAACGACCTTCATAATTAGTAATACTTGCTTAAAAAAAGTTTCAAACTTTGGAGTCTCGACTAAGGGTCAAAATCGCGGTTTGGGATTGAAAAATTTGAAAGAAATTGTAGAAAACAATCATCATTTACAATTAGAAACCACTTGGGCAAATTATTTGTTCACCCAGAAATTGACGATTAGGAAATAAACTAATGACGAAAATTTTTATTTGTGACGACCAGCCCACGCACTTGGGAGCGGTCAAGAAAATTGTGGAAAATGGGATTCTTTTTGCGGAGCATCCTTTTAACATTGAATTGGCAACGACCGACCCCAATGAAATTGTTCAACATCTAGGAAATAACGAGATGGCAGTCTATTTTCTAGACATTGATCTTAACCATGAAGAATATGATGGCTTGAAGTTGGCAATGAAAATCAGGGAAAAGGATCCGTTCGGTTTTCTAATTTTTATTACATCACACCTGGAATTCGGAATGGTAACTTTCGAATACAAGCTGGGAGCTTTTGATTACATTATGAAAACTCCTGACCTCGAGTTGTTTAAAGAACGAATTCTAGCAGCCCTCAGAGCAGTTGTTGAGCGGACTACAACAAATTCTGAAGTTAATCGCATCAAACTTAAGACAGATTACGAGGATCGCTACCTTAGCGTCGAAGATTTAATTATGTTAGAGATCGTCGGCAATCACCGTCTGCAGATCACCACGAAAGATCAGGTCACCGAGTGTAATGGAACGCTTAAGAAAGTGAAAAGCGAGCTGCCGAATTATTTTTTTAGCTGTAATCGTGGGATTGTGATCAATCTTAAAGAAGTAGCTGCTCAGAAATTAGAAACGGTGGTCATGACCAATGGATCGATCGTTCAGTGCAGCGGTCGTCAAATGAAGGAACTAAAGAAACGTTTAGGTAAAACTTAAACGCTTCTTTTTTTTGCAAAAAGCGGAAAATCCTGCACTTAAGTAAGTATTTCTACATTTGGGGGCGCAGCCAGTAAGCTAATAGAGGAGGTAAGTGATGAAATTAAAAAAAATTTGGAAGATCGTTTTAGCGATTTGTCTCGCAGTATCAGTATTGGTCATTTGGCTTTGGCATGAATCTGGCATGAAGAAGTTGCCAAATAGCGTTGACGTTCAGCAGGTTTCTGACGCAGATGCCAAGAAAGAAATCGAAGAGTATAAGAAAAAAGGTTACAAAGTTGAAGAAAAGAACGGCAGAGTGAAAGTAACTCCGCCGAATGAATAGAGGTATGAAAATGAGAAAAAGTATTTTATTAATTGCAGGAGCGGCGCTTCTTTTTACAGGTTGTCAAAATACTCAGAAAACCAGCGAGCAGCCGCAGACGAAAGTTGAAACTAAGGGTGAAATCACTGCGGCGAACTTTGAAGAAAAAATACAAAAAATTGACAAAGCGTTGGTCATAGCTGGGGATCCGAAAAACGATGAGTTCAAAAAAGCTTACGATGAGCTAAAACCGATTGCCAAAGAATTGAAAGTTGACTTGCACACTGTTGATGTGTCGGGCAAAGATAACGCTGAGCTGCGCAAGAAATACGCACTTGACGGACCATCCGATGTGATGATTGTTAAAGAAGGAACCGTTAGCAAACTCGGTGGCGGCAAGGGCTTACCACCGAAATCAACTCTCAAACAAATTTTGGATCAAGAGATTCCTCAAGAAGTCAAAGATCAAATGAAAAAAGCAAGGGAAAGTTCAAAAAAATGAAAAAAAGAATTTTAATCGCAGCAGTGGCAGTGATCTTGTGTGTAGTTGGTTTTGTCGTGTTTAATATCAGCCGAAATGGAAGCGCCAAATTAGGCAACAGTGAAATTGTAACTGAAAAAGGCTTAGATAAAATGAAGGAAGACGCCAAGAAGAATGGTCAAAGAGTAGAAGAAAAGGGCGATCAAATTATTTTTTATAATGATAATTAAGTTTACCTAAACGGGAATCTTGTAACGTTTAAGTTGCTGATCCGACATTTGGGGTAAGAACGCAGTTGATTCAAAGTTCCGCTGTTAAAATCATTTTAGGAGGACGAAAATGAAAAAACAGTGGATTTTAATTGCAACACTTCTAGGAATCGTGCTTTTGGCAAGTGGGTGCCAGGCTAAAAATAGTGCTAGCAACGTTGAAGAACTTACAGTTAACGAATTCGGCAAGAGACTGCCGAAGCTGGAAGGGTCTGTCGTTTTTTTCGGAGACCCAAGTGGCGAAGGTTACGATCAAGCATTGGAAGACATGAATCAGCTAGCAAAAGAATATTCTGCCAAAATGTATAAGGTTAATATCGACAACGAAGATGGCAGAAAGCTCCTGGAGAGGCAACAGAACCTTACTACTCCTTATGATGCTGCGGTTGTGATGCCGGATGGAAAATATATCTTGTTAGAGCTAAAGAAAAAAGGATTACCATCAAAGGAAAATTTCAAAAAATTGCTTGCGGGCGATTTAAATGCACTACAATAAAGGAAAACAAAATGAAAAAATATTGGATCGCAATTTCGGTTGCAGTAATTGCAATCGTGGTTGGTGTCATCTTTATTAAGCGAGGCAGCAATAATCGCAAGCCTCCCGAAATATCAATCCAAACAGTTCAGGTCAAGAAAAGTGATCCACTGAGTTTTAACGGGATCGCAAAATCCAAGAACACTCAAAGTATCACGCTTAACCAAGCGCTTGGCGAAAACATTCATCTAGAAAAGCAGAGTGGTGAAGCAGTTACGCAGGGCGATTTAGTTGCCACTTACTACAGTTTGAAAGACTACAATACGCTTTTGAATAAACAGCGCCAGGTGCGCCAGAAGAATGATGAGATTGATCAGCTGAAGAAAGATGTTCAGAATAATTCGGCGAAAATCACGACCCTCACAAATGATGTGAACCAGCTGAATAAAGAGCTTAACAAAATGAGAGATGACGCACCTAACAAGATTTATGCCCAGTTTGATGGGGTTGTGACAGTTCCAACAAGCAGCAGCGATGGAATGAAACCGGTAGCTGAGATCTCAAGCAATGACGCAAGTGTGGTGATTTCAGTCAGTGAATACGATCTCAGTCATCTTTTCTGGGATCAAGAAGTGAAACTTGCACCTGTGGATTCAGGAACGAAGATTAAAGGTAAGATCACTAATATTGCTGATCGCCCAGACAACACTACCAGTAAGATTTCTACTTATACTGCGCAGATTAAGCCAGATGAGGAACTAAAAAACGGCAGTCATGTCCAGGTTACAATTCCACTTAAGGAAATTAAGATTCCGAAATCTGCTGTTAAAGAAGAAGACAAGAAGTTCTTTGTGTATAAGGCAAATGGCTCGAAGTATACCAAGAAAGAAATTCAAGGTACCAAGAAAGATAATTATTTCGTTGTAACGAGCGGTCTCAAGAGCAACGAATCAATCGTGAAGAATTACAAAGAAGCGGATTAAATCATGATTAAGATGAATAAAATTAATAAATCTTACGTCGTAAACGAAGATGAGCCGCTCTATGTCTTAAAAGATATCGATCTTAATATCGAAGAAAAAGAGTTCACGGCAATCATGGGACCGAGTGGCTCGGGAAAATCGACTTTAATTAACATTATTAGTTTTCTCGATCGAGATTTTGAAGGAGAATATTATTTCTCTGACCAAGATGTTAAAGAATTTAAAGATAATGAGCTTTCGGCGATGCGAAATCAGAACGTAGGATTTGTTTTTCAGTCATTTAATTTGATCGAAACAGACACAATTTATGAAAATGTTGAGCTGCCTTTGTTGTATCGAGGCGCCACTCATCGGAGTGCTAAACCCGTAGTTCTAAGTCAATTAGAAAAAGTGGGGCTTCTTTCAAAGAAAGATCAGCTGCCTAGTCAACTTTCAGGTGGTCAGAAGCAGCGAGTTGCAATCGCCAGAGCGCTTGCCAATAAACCGAAGTTTTTGGTAGCTGATGAACCGACTGGTGCGCTTGATAGTAAAACATCTGATGAAATTATGACGCTTTTTAAAGATCTAAACGCTCAACATGGCGTCACGATCTTAATGGTGACGCACGATCCAGAGGCTGCAAGATATTGTAAGCGAGTAATTGAAGTTAAAGATGGGCAGGTGATCGGATGAGAATTTCAATTAGCATTGAAACGGCAATTAAAGCGATCCTGAAAAACAAACGGCGTAGCTTTTTGACCATTATCGGTATTATTGTAGGAATTGCAGCCGTGATCACGATTGTGACTGTTGGTCGGGGTTATGAACGATATTCTCTTAAACAATTACTAGATAGTGATGACATGAAGAATAATCGGACCACGATTAGTTTCTCGCCCGAAGACAGTGATAATTTCGCCAAAAGTGGCTTTGTTTACTTTAACCAACACGATTTGGATTTGGTGCGTTCGGTTCCTGGCGTCAGTGAGGCTCAGTATGAAGTGGAGAAGCCCGACAAAATCTATCGTCAGCAGCCGGTCACTTTAAATAGTGGCTCTCAGAGTCAGAAGATTCATCTCGTCGATGGCGCTGGGGATCAAATCATTGCTGGGAAAAATTTGAGTTCATCTGACATTGGCAACAAAGTAGTTACGGTTTCTGACAAAATAGTTAAGGATTTGGATCCCAAGGCTACTAACAATGATATCGTGGGCAAAACGGTAGAAATTGGCGGCGAGTCTTTTTTGATTAAAGGAGTTTTTGATCCCGGGCTTGCGAGTTCAACGAGAGTGGAAATGAATAAATCTACTTATGAAAATTATTTTCGGGATTCGAACCAAAAGAATATTCAGATTACGGTTCCAAGTAAGGATAATCTCACTAAAGTTGCTAGCGAAGTCGTGAAAAAGCTAAACGGGCAGGGCAGCATGCATAATCAAGGCAACTACGATTTCTCTAATAACGCAGCAATGACAGACGTTATCAGCTCAACTCTGCAAATGTTGACGTTGATCGTTTCATTTATTGCCGGAATCTCGCTTTTCATCTCAGGCGTTGGGGTCATGAACATGGTTTACACTTCAATTTCAGAACGAATTAAAGAAATTGGGATTCGTCGGGCGCTTGGAGCAACGGGCAAGGCAATCCAGCGTCAATTCTTACTAGAAGGACTTCTCTTAACCTTGTTTGGCGGGATTATTGGCTACCTCCTCGGCGAACTTTTCGCCTTCTTGATTAGTCGAGCGATGAAATTTGATTTCACATTTGATCCTTTTGTGGCAGGGCTTGCGATGGGAATTTCAGTTTTAGTTGGCTTGGTGTTTAGCTATATTCCGTCAAAGAACGCTGCCCAAAAGAACGTTGTTGAGCTGATTAAGTAGATGCCAGTAAGCGCTCAATTGTTTTGAGCACAGCTTTGTCATTATTATTGCCAATCACTGCACTGGCAATTTTTTTGACTTCGGGAATTGCGTTTTCCATCGCAAAACTGTAGTGAGCGTGAGCTAACATTTCTCTATCGTTACCATTATCACCGAATGCCGCAACTTCCTCGGTGGGGATATTTAATCGCTCCTGAACTTTTTTAATTCCGGCCGCTTTGTGAACACCGGGCAAAATTAAATCAATCCCGCTGCCACCAGTGGGCACTGCAATTAATTCACCATCAAAATCGTTTTTAAAGGTGCTTTTTTCTTTAACCTCTACCGAATATTTAATGATGT of Xylocopilactobacillus apicola contains these proteins:
- a CDS encoding BspA family leucine-rich repeat surface protein, which codes for MILILLGLVLKSESVNATQGPLPTFPNVSTDLTTLISDKYKFNPIKFINLYDTQYMEINPTVSDTINCAIKPYTYDLSANIDNGTSNPSDPTYPGNPMNPMGPSYYMMERDQNSHESIPELGNTGGMKAVFTYDVSFDDGAGHLSHENVTAEVVAPDMTDWIVVGPYGSVYCHTSTAYSAGAMVKLTFRGIPKTGHLTFGGLVMGHSANIHWIESNPLGFTKIYTRSDTVLQNDDSMANSDLNLSVPIGAYVGNPQQSQLTGIYEIPGDVLEVNLWVSDDLGGNNGQRLLHGFMPNSLVKFGKQQGSDFEKVGNYETAINQNPLSPLLVPLDSPQPFANPVIQPLGSLQPFGNSVIEPRKVRSLYTIKNKVATPSSSSDYLSKYQIDDDLSSAWKVDASTISITDEQGTDATGKFSVTVDSNNHLLIAAKAASLSSASFYGHTYTYEINGPLNPETADTWQNDLQQTNGYQFSLGYPNIAKLTKQVGTNPPEISESEKVNNRVFVFKPSLHIPQRTFSRLDLPYNGGAATFYAETLTDPDYLDIYLTYRDTNGVMKTQPWNLQNPTTMVQNRLKLTDSGILFNWSAKFPADFDGSINQTAIVTLKDQEGVKVTDYLYYNLWWQIEGDALAIYPHELNAEVDAPNGQWPWEDQYRKIKSIKIKPGVTAKKSLSHLFSGLLYAESIQGLENLDTSNVENFNTMFSLGLRMETLDLSSLNTTKATSMVGFMNLCGAKNVIFGPNFDTTNVTDFRRFFANVGLNEIDLSKFKISNSASTTGMLSDNKQIWKLTLGPNSKLSADAGLHSPTEGELFTDQADPTVKWYPTSTNWREVKESEGGSAHKPKGDLITAAQILADSKTRTDRRTYVFDQTGKQSLTITGNPDFGTYTRGQKESSQMELQMTNNKNGKNGKNWEISAAMTKPFHLTDDPTKVVTGDPLSINVINRNKVTKLSSAVQKVYDGTSTDLYRDEETIPFTLIFETDPANFPARGIYTSELTFTIVNETP
- a CDS encoding sensor histidine kinase, giving the protein MLIQIIALEILVLALELNVFLFFTQVFNRKSRILIVVANALTCLVFLFFSRPGHNQYMINEDQYFVIAAVVIYGFYLILGQRNPAFTPLLLFFIIENIFVLNLIHGVIRSLPIRFFSYASALNLLIQLGLTLLMRSKLQRIELFDTRKKRLFSIILLVAVVVLQLFPVFFVQNKVIDRTIEVNSSSKPADMPPLKTKNVSQFNQSFLVFVLFILLVVGYVSYEVSKTRRNKRLELEKSMMENYVGTLEKMQLDIKKVQHDYKNMLLGINGFVDEDEINREALKDFLAENQLRQNAVQLKTSNLDDLKNINLPIIKGLISTKIVQAGQKGIRVIVECLEAIQIQKVDPFDLARALGIILDNAIEESEKQEQGEIRIVLLDDEAKTTFIISNTCLKKVSNFGVSTKGQNRGLGLKNLKEIVENNHHLQLETTWANYLFTQKLTIRK
- a CDS encoding LytR/AlgR family response regulator transcription factor, with the protein product MTKIFICDDQPTHLGAVKKIVENGILFAEHPFNIELATTDPNEIVQHLGNNEMAVYFLDIDLNHEEYDGLKLAMKIREKDPFGFLIFITSHLEFGMVTFEYKLGAFDYIMKTPDLELFKERILAALRAVVERTTTNSEVNRIKLKTDYEDRYLSVEDLIMLEIVGNHRLQITTKDQVTECNGTLKKVKSELPNYFFSCNRGIVINLKEVAAQKLETVVMTNGSIVQCSGRQMKELKKRLGKT
- a CDS encoding efflux RND transporter periplasmic adaptor subunit, translated to MKKYWIAISVAVIAIVVGVIFIKRGSNNRKPPEISIQTVQVKKSDPLSFNGIAKSKNTQSITLNQALGENIHLEKQSGEAVTQGDLVATYYSLKDYNTLLNKQRQVRQKNDEIDQLKKDVQNNSAKITTLTNDVNQLNKELNKMRDDAPNKIYAQFDGVVTVPTSSSDGMKPVAEISSNDASVVISVSEYDLSHLFWDQEVKLAPVDSGTKIKGKITNIADRPDNTTSKISTYTAQIKPDEELKNGSHVQVTIPLKEIKIPKSAVKEEDKKFFVYKANGSKYTKKEIQGTKKDNYFVVTSGLKSNESIVKNYKEAD
- a CDS encoding ABC transporter ATP-binding protein; translation: MIKMNKINKSYVVNEDEPLYVLKDIDLNIEEKEFTAIMGPSGSGKSTLINIISFLDRDFEGEYYFSDQDVKEFKDNELSAMRNQNVGFVFQSFNLIETDTIYENVELPLLYRGATHRSAKPVVLSQLEKVGLLSKKDQLPSQLSGGQKQRVAIARALANKPKFLVADEPTGALDSKTSDEIMTLFKDLNAQHGVTILMVTHDPEAARYCKRVIEVKDGQVIG
- a CDS encoding ABC transporter permease encodes the protein MRISISIETAIKAILKNKRRSFLTIIGIIVGIAAVITIVTVGRGYERYSLKQLLDSDDMKNNRTTISFSPEDSDNFAKSGFVYFNQHDLDLVRSVPGVSEAQYEVEKPDKIYRQQPVTLNSGSQSQKIHLVDGAGDQIIAGKNLSSSDIGNKVVTVSDKIVKDLDPKATNNDIVGKTVEIGGESFLIKGVFDPGLASSTRVEMNKSTYENYFRDSNQKNIQITVPSKDNLTKVASEVVKKLNGQGSMHNQGNYDFSNNAAMTDVISSTLQMLTLIVSFIAGISLFISGVGVMNMVYTSISERIKEIGIRRALGATGKAIQRQFLLEGLLLTLFGGIIGYLLGELFAFLISRAMKFDFTFDPFVAGLAMGISVLVGLVFSYIPSKNAAQKNVVELIK